In the genome of Streptomyces sp. Q6, the window CGACGCCCCGTCACTTCCCGCGCGACGTCGACCCGGTCCTCGCGGTGCTGCGCGAGCCGGTCGTCCCGATCGCCAAGCACGACGCGACACTGCCGCCGCGGCTCGCCGCGCTGCTCGACGACATCCTGGGGGACGACGCGCCCGACGACGAGCGAACCCCGACGGCACGGGAGTTCGCCCGCGCTCTGGAGGAGACGGGCTGACCGGAATACCGCTCGCTCGGCGGAACTCATCTCCCTGACAGAAAGGGAGCGTTCCGCTTAATGTCGCGCGCATTCGGAGTGTTCACGTCACGCCGGGGAACCCGATGGGCCGGAAAAGAGGAAAAGGAGCGCGCAATGAGTCACAGCACCTCTCCGGCCGCCTCTTCGCGGTCGGGTTCCAATGGTCTCGCCATCGCCGGACTGGCCTGCGGGATCATCGGCCTTCTGTTCCTCCCCATCGTCCTGGGTCCGCTCGCCGTCATCTTCGGCGCGGTGGGCATGCGGCAGTCCGGGGCCAAGGGGGGCGGCGGGATGGCGAAGGCGGGTGTCATTCTGGGTGTCATCGACATCATCATCTTCATCGTCCTGATAGCCGTCGCGGCTTCTTCGGGCGGGTTCAGCTGGTATGTCGGCGGCTGATCCGACGTCCCTTCGTATTTCGCGCGGCCGTTAATCGAATTTCTCCAGGCGTACCGGCAGGGGAATTCCCCCCGGCCTCCCACCGTTCTGTCGCCCACGTTCCGAGCCCTCTCCGGGGCCGGGGCGTGGGCACACGCCCGTCGAGCCGCGGACGACGAGTTCGGGCTCGAAGAGCAGCTCGCCGCGGTGCGTCGGCGTGCCCTGGATCTGGGCGCTGAGCAGCTCGACCGCGGCGCGCCCCATCGCCTCGATGGGCTGGCGCACCGTCGACAGCGGCGGATCCGTGCACGTCATGAACGCGGAGTCGTCGAACCCGACGACCGACAGATCCTCGGGTACGGACAGGCCGCGGCGGCGGGCCGCCCTGATGGCTCCCAGGGCGAGCGGGTCGCTCGCGCAGACGATGCCGGTGACGCCGCGCTCCAGGAGGCGGGTTGCGGAGGCCTGGCCGCCCTCCAGCGAGAAGATCGACCGTTCGACGAGGGCGTCGTCCACCTCCGTGCCCATGGTCCGCGCCACGATCCGGGCGGCCGCGAGCTTGCGGCGCGAGGGCACGTGGTCGCCGGGCCCCAGCAGCAGGCCGATCCGCTCGTGCCCCAGCGAGGCCAGATGGCGCCAGGCCTGTTCGACGGCGACCGCGTCGTCGCAGGCGACGCAGGGGAAGTCGAGGCCGGCGAGCGACGCGTTGACGAACACGGCGGGGATCTTCCGCTCCGCGAGCCTGCGGTAGTGCTCGTGCGGGGCGTCGGCCTCCGCGAAGAGACCGCCGGCGAAGACCACTCCGGACACCTGCTGCTGGAGCAGCAGGTCCATGTAGTCCGCCTCGGAGACACCTCCCTTGGTCTGTGTGCACAGCAGGGGTGTCAGCCCCTGCTGTGCGAGCGCGCCGCCGATGACCTCGGCGAACGCCGGGAAGATCGGGTTCTGCAGCTCCGGCAGCACGAGGCCGACGAGGCGTGAGCGTTCGCCACGCAGTTGGGTCGGGCGTTCGTAGCCGAGCACGTCCAGTGCGGTGAGCACCGACTGCCGGGTGGCCTCCGAGACGCCGGGGCGTTCGTTGAGGACCCGGCTGACCGTCGCCTCGCTCACCCCGGCCTTCTTCGCGACGTGAGCGAGTTTCTGCCGTGCGCTCACGTCTGGAGCCAGACCGCCGTGTCACTGGGCAGTCTTCCCTGCCCGTCGAGCGGTCCGCTGCTGAGGATCAGCCTCTCGTACGGCGGGAGCGCGGCGGGCTCGGCAGCGAGGTTGACGACGCAGACGAGGCCGTGCGGCCGGGCGAACGCGAGCACCGCGTCGTCCGAGGGGAGCCAGGTCATCGGCCCGTCCCCGAAGCCGGCCACGGAGCGGCGCAGCAGCAGGGCCGTGCGGTAGAGGGCGAGCATGGAGTCGGGGGTCGCGAGCTGCTCGTCGACGGCGTAGCGGCCCCAGTCGTCGGGCTGCGGCAGCCACGGCTCGCCGCGGGAGCCGAAGCCGAAGTGGGGTGCGTCGGCGGTCCAGGGCAGCGGCACCCGGCAGCCGTCGCGCCCCGGGTCGGTGCCGCCGGAGCGGAAGTGCATCGGGTCCTCGATGCGGTCGCGCGGGATGTCCGCCTCGGGCAGGCCTAGCTCCTCACCCTGGTAGAGGTAGACCGAGCCCGGCAGGGCCAGTGTGAGCAGGGCGGCGGCGCGGGCGCGCCGGGTGCCGAGGTCCAGGTCGGTGGGGGTGCCGAAGGCCTTCGCCGCGAAGTCGAAGCCGGTGTCGGCGCGGCCGTAGCGGGTCACGGTGCGGGTCACGTCGTGGTTGCACAGGACCCAGGTCGCCGGGGCCTGGACGGGGGCGTGCTCGGCGAGGGTGTCGTCGATGGTGCGGCGCAGCCGTCCGGCGTCCCAGGGGCAGGCGAGGAAGTTGAAGTTGAAGGCGGTGTGCAGTTCGTCGGGGCGCAGGTACCGGGCGAAGCGTTCGGCGTCGGGCAGCCACACCTCGCCGACGAACACGCCCCCGTACTCGTCGGCGATGGCCCGCCACGAGCGGTAGATGTCGTGGATCTCGTCCTGGTCGATGTACGGGTGCGGGTCGACGCCCTCCTCGAAGTCGGGGAGCCCCGGGTGCTTGGCGAGCAGGGCGGCGGAGTCGATGCGCACGCCCGCGACACCGCGCTCGAACCAGAAGCGGAGCACGTCCTCGTGTTCCTTGCGCACGGCGGGGTGGGCCCAGTTGAGGTCGGGCTGCTCGGGGGTGAACAGGTGCAGGTACCACTCGCCGTCGGGGACGCGGGTCCAGGTGGCCCCGGCGAACTGGGACGGCCAGTTGTTCGGCGGGAGTTCGCCGTGCTCGCCGCGGCCGGGCCTGAAGTGGAACAGCTCCCGCTCGGGGCTGCCGGGTCCGGCCGCCAGCGCGGCCCGGAACCAGGCGTGCTGGTCGGACACATGGTTCGGGACGATGTCGACGACGACCCGGATCCCGAACTCGGCGGCCTCGGAGATCAGTTTCTCGGCCTCTTCGAGGGTGCCGAAGGCGGGGTCGATGGTGCGGTAGTCGGCCACGTCGTAGCCGCCGTCGACCAGCGGGGACACGTACCAGGGGGTGAACCACACGGCGTCGACGCCGAGTTCGCGCAGATACGACAGGTGGGCGCGGACGCCCGCCAGGTCCCCGGTGCCGTCGCCGTCTCCGTCCGCGAAGCTGCGTGGATACACCTGGTAGATGACGGCGTCGCGCCACCAGTCGTCGGTGCGGTGGGAGGGAAGGGCTGCCACGTGAGGTCCTTTCGGGCAGGTGGGACTCCGCCGCCGGCCGGACGGGGGCATGGGCAGATGCGCCGGCGGCGGAGCGTTTCGTGGTGGTGGCGCGGCGTCAGCCCTTGAGGCTGCCGGCGGTGAGGCCCGCCATGATGCTGCGCTGGAAGAAGAGGAACACGATGATCATCGGGACGCTGGCGATCACGAGCCCGGCCATGATCTGGTTCTGCGTCACGGCGCCCGCGGTCTGGGACAGGCCGACGCTGAGGGTCATCTTGTCGCTGTCGGGCAGGACGAGCAGCGGCCAGACGAAGTCCTTGAAGACCAGGACGACCGTGAAGATGGAGACCACGCCGAGGATCGGCCGGGAGATCGGCAAGATGATCGACACGAGGACACGCCACGGGGGCACGCCGTCGATCTCGGCCGCTTCGAGGATCTCGTTCGGGATGGAGTCGAAGAAGCGCTTCAGGAGGAAGATGTTGAAGCCGTTCGCGGCCACCGGGAACCAGATCGCCCAGGGCGAGTTGAGCAGGTGCCAGCCGAAGATCGGCACGTCGGTCACGGTGATGTACGCGGGGATCATCACGACGATCGGCGGGATCATCAGCGTGGCGAGCATGCCGGCCAGGATCACGTTGCCGAACATCGGCCGGAGCTTGGACAGCGCGTAGGCGGCGGACACGTCCACGGCGAGGGCGAACAGCCAGGCGCCGACCGCGTAGAACAGCGTGTTCTTCAGCAGGGTCCCGATGTCGAAGAGTTCCCAGGCGTCGGTGAACACCGAGAAGTCGGGTGACTCGGGGAACAGGGTGGGCGGCATCTGGGCGATCTCCTCGCCCGTCTTCATCGCCCCGGTGACCATCCAGTAGAGGGGGAAGACGAAGATCAGGGTGAAGCCGATCAGTACGGTCGCGAGCAGCGTCCAGTAGATCTTCCTGCCCCAGCGGGACTTCAGCTCCAGCGGCGAGACGATGGTGCGGGCGTGGCCGTCGGCCCAGGCGCCCCGGCGTTTCGTGTGCGGCATGGCCCTAGTTCTCCTCTCGGGTCAGCCGGAGCTGGACCGCGGCGACCGCCAGCAGGACGACCATCAGCATCAGGCCGAGCGCGCTGCCGGCCCCGTAGTTGCCGCCGTAGACGAAGGCGTACTGGTACATGAGGTAGACGACGGTGACCGTCGCGTTCTCCGGGCCGCCGCCGGTGAGCATGAACGGCTCGATGAAGACCTGCATCGTGGCGACGATCTGGAGCATCAACATCAGCAGCAGGATCAGCCGGGTCTGCGGGATGGTGACGTGCCAGATCCGCTTCAGGATCCCGGCGCCGTCGAGTTCGGCGGCCTCGTACAGGTCGCCGGGGATGTTCTGCAACGCGGCCAGGTAGATCAGCACGCCGGAGCCGAGGTTCATCCACGTCGAGACGATCACGAGGGAGATCAGCGCGGTGCTGGTGGAGTCGAGCCAGGACAGGGTCGGCAGGCCGACGAGGTCCAGTGCCTGGTTGAACAGGCCGGGTCCGGGATCGTAGAACCAGCGGAACAGCAGCACGGAGACGATCGGCGGCAGCATCACCGGGAGGTAGACGACGAACCTCAGGTAGGCGCGGGCGTGCCGGAGTTCGTTCAGGACGATCGCGACGGCGAACGGCACCACGTAGCCGCAGAGCAGCGCGAGCAGCGTGAAGACGAGGGTGTTGCGCCAGGCCTGGCCGAACGCCGGATCGTCCACGACCGTACGGAAGTTGTCCAGGCCCACCCACTCGGGGTCGTCGACCAGGTTGGTCTGCTGGAAGCTGAGGACGACCTCCCTGATGATCGGCCACCAGGCGAACATGGCGAAGCAGAACAGCGCGGCGCACAGGAACCCGTAGGCGATCAGGTTCCGCCGTGCGCCGCGGCGGCGCTTGGTCGGCGGCCGTGGCCCGCGGGGCGGCGCGGCCTGCCGCGTCGGCTCCTTGGTGAGTGTTTCCATCGTGATCTCCCGTTCCCGGCCACCGACGTCGGTGCCGACGCGGGGTGCCGCGTCCGTGCGCGAGCGGCACCCCGAGGGCCGTTGCCGTGACAAGCAGGCGTCAGCTCTTGGCCAGAATCGAGTTGGCCTTGGACTCGGCGTCCGAGAGCAGCTTGTCGATGTCGGCGTTCTCCCTGGTCAGGACCGCGGACATGGCCACGTCCAGGACGGCGTACAGCTCCTGGGCCTTCTCGGGCTCCAGCTTGGGCGTGATGCCGGTGGCGGCGACGTAGGGCTCGTAGTTCTCGACCGGGAGGGCGGCGTTCGCCTTGCGGCCCTCGATGATGGCCTTGCCGGTCGCGGAGTCACCCATGTAGTCGTTGTTCGGGACGCCGACGGCCTCGCCGTTGGCCTTGCCCCGGGCGAAGTCGAGGCGGCCCTTGCCGGGGGTGTTGAACTCGAAGTCGATCCATTGCAGCGCCGCCTTGGTCTGGGCGGCGTTCGCCTTCGGGTTGATCATGTAGGCCTCGCCGCCGGTGAGCGACGCCTTGCCGTCGGGTATCGCCGTGATCCCGTAGTCCTCGGCCTTGCCCTGGAACTTCTGGACGACGTCGGTGACGACGTCCGGGGCGCCGAGCATCATGCCCGTCTTCCCCGCGGCCATCTGCTGCATCAGCGACTCCCAGCCGATGAGCACCTTGCTGCCGGTGCTGTCGTCCTTCCACCGCATGTCGTGCAGGGTCTGCAACACGGCTTTGCCCTCGGGGCTGTTGAACGCGGCCTTGTGGTCGGTGACCATCTCGCCGCCGCGGCTGAACAGGGACTGCGCGAAGTGCCAGCCGCCGACGTTGCCGCCGCCGTACTCGCCGTAGCCGACGTAGCCGTCGCCGAGGCCCGCGACCTTCTTGGCCGCCGCGCGCACCTCGTCCCACGTGGCGGGCGGGGTGTCCGGGTCGAGTCCGGCCTGCTTGAACAGCTTGCGGTTGTAGACGAGGCCCACGCTGTAGCTGACGTTGGGGATGCCGTAGACCTTGCCGTCCTTGGTGACCATGTCGCGGACGTCCTGCTTGATGTCGCCGTAGTTCTTCACCAGCTTCGTCTGGCCGGTGATGTCCTTGGCCTGCCGCTTGGCGATGACGTCGGCGTAGTTGGTGACCGGCACCACGAAGACGGTCTCCATCTGGCCGCCGGCCAGCTTCGCGGCGAAGGTCTTCGGGTCGAAGCACGGCTGCTGGTCGGTGCTCTTGACCCGCACGCCCGGGTGCGCCTTCTCGAACGTGGCGACATCGTCGTCCCACGCCTTGCGCGTCTTCGGCGCGGTCTTGGCCGGCTGGCACGCCACGGTGATCGTGACGTCTCCGCCGGCATCGCCGGACGAGTCACCCCCGCAGGCGGTGGCGGTGAATGCGAGACCTGTCGCGAGAAGGATCGCGAGGTTACGGGGCTTCATTACGGCTCCTCTGGGGGTGACGCCCAAGCACTGCCCTGATCGGTGCGTCACATTAGGACGGCGTGCAGAAGTACGCAAGATTCCGATCCAAGATTGCAAGATTACGACTGCATCACGACGGTTCAGCGGTCCGCGCCAGCCCTACTGAGATCTTGCGCAAGTCTGTCAATTAATTGCGATGCATGCCCGACATCTTGTGCTCATCTGGTGGCAATGCTTGAGTGAGCCCCGCCGAGCGGCTGTCACCACCACCCCCTCCCCCACCAGGAAGGTGCACCCGCAGATGAATCGCAGTGTCATGCGCACGTCATTTCCCGCGCTTCCGCGCAGTTCGTACGTCCTCGCCCTCGCCGTCGCGCTCGTGGGCACCGTCGTCGGCGCCGCGGCGCCCGCGGCCGCCGCACCGTCCGGCGCGAGCCTCCCCTTCACCTCCGTGGAGGCGGAGTCCGCCACCACCACCGGGCAGAAGATCGGCCCCGACCAGACCCAGGGCACCCTCGCCTCCGAGGCGTCGGGACGGCAGGCCGTCCGCCTGGACGCGGGCCGGAGCGTCGAGTTCACCCTGACCGCGGCCGCGAACGCCGTGAACGTCGCGGCCAACGTGCCTGACGGACAGAGCGGCACGCTCACCGTCTACGTGAACGGCACCAGGCTCGACCGATCCCTCGCCGTCACCTCCAAGTACAGCTATGTCGACACCCCGTGGATCGCGGGCGCCAAGACGCATCACTTCTTCGACAACGCCCGCCTCCTGCTCGGCCGCGACCTCCAGGCCGGCGACAAGGTGAGATTCGAGGCGGCATCCACGCAAGTCACCGTCGACGTGGCCGACTTCGAGCAGGTGGCCGCCCCGGCCGCGCGGCCCTCGGGGTCCGTCTCCGTCGTCGACAAGGGCGCCGACCCCACCGGCCGACAGGACTCCACGCAGGCCTTCCGCGACGCGATCGCCACCGCCCGGAGCAGCGGCGGCACGGTGTGGATCCCGCCGGGCGACTTCACGCTGGGCTCCGAGCTGAGCGGCGTGGAGAACGTGACGATCCAGGGCGCCGGAAGCTGGCACTCGGTGGTGCGCTCCTCGCGGTTCATCAACCAGTCGAGCTCCGCGGGACGGGTCCACCTCAAGGACTTCGCGGTCATCGGCGAGGTCACCGAGCGCGTCGACAACAACCCGGACAACTTCGTCAACGGCTCGCTGGGCCCCGGCTCCTCGGTCTCGGGGATGTGGCTGCAACACCTGAAGGTCGGCCTGTGGCTGACCGGCAACAACGACAACCTCGTCGTCGAGAACAACCGCATCCTCGACACCACGGCCGACGGCCTCAACCTCAACGGCACGGCCAGGGGCGTCACCGTACGGAACAACTTCCTGCGCAACCAGGGCGACGACTCGCTCGCCATGTGGTCCCTCAACACCACCAACAGCGACTCGACGTTCGCGAACAACACGATCTCGCAGCCCAACCTCGCCAACGGCATCGCGATCTACGGCGGCCGCGACATCACCGTCAGGGACAACCTGGTGCAGGACACCAACGCCCTGGGCAGCGGCATCGCGATCTCCAACCAGAAGTTCCTCGACCCGTTCCTGCCGCTCGCCGGCACCATCACGGTCTCCGGCAACACACTCGTGCGGACCGGCGCGATGAACCCCAACTGGAACCATCCGATGGGCGCGCTGCGCGTCGACGCGTACGACAGCGCCATCGACGCCACCGTGAACATCACGGACACCACCATCAAGGACAGCCCCTACAGCGCCTACGAGTTCGTGTCCGGCGGCGGCACCGGCAAGGCCGTCAGGAACGTCACCGTCAGCGGGTCGACCGTCGACCGCGTCGGCACGGTCGTCGTCCAGGCCGAGACACCCGGCGCCGTGAAGTTCAGCGACGTCAAGGCCACGGGCGTCGGCGCGGCCGGTGTCTACAACTGCCCCTATCCGTCGGGATCCGGCACCTTCACCCTCACCGACGGCGGCGGCAACGCGGGCTGGGACACCGTCTGGGCCGACTGCGCGAGCTGGCCCCGGCCGGGCGGCGGGAACCCCGACCCCGGCCCCGATCCGACCGTGAACCTCGCCAAGGGCCGTACGGCGACCGCGACCGGTGCGACCGATGTCTACACGCCCGGCAAGGCGGTCGACGGTGACGCCGGCAGCTACTGGGAGTCCACCAACAACGCCTTCCCGCAGGCGATCACGGTCGACCTCGGCGCGTCGAAGGCCGTGCGCCGCGTCGTCCTGAAGCTGCCGCCGTCGGCGGCCTGGGAGGCCCGGACGCAGACGCTCTCCCTCCAGGGCGGCACCGACGACTCGTCGTTCACCACCCTGGCCGCCTCGAAGGACTACCGCTTCGACCCGGCGAGCGGCAACACCGTGACCGTCACCCTGCCCGACAGCGCGCCCGCGACCCGGTACCTGCGGGTGCGCGTGACCGCCAACTCGGCCTGGCCCGCTGCCCAGTTCAGCGAGGTCGAGGCGTACCTCGGCTGAGCCGCCTCCCCCACCCGCGCACCATGAAAGGACATCCGTGAGACGCAGACCACGCGCCCGACGGCTCCTCGCCGTCTGGCTGGGCGCCGCACTCGCCACCGCCGGGTTCCTGCCCGCCGCCGTGGCGGCCCCGGCACCGATCGCCCAGGCGGCCACGAACCTGGCCCTGAACAAGCCCATCGAGGCGTCGTCGACGATCCAGAACTACGTCGCGACGAACGCCAACGACGGGAGCACGAGCACGTACTGGGAGGCGGGCGGCAGTCCGTCGACGCTCACCGTGAAGCTCGGCGCCGACGCCGATCTCACCTCGCTCGTCCTCAAGCTCAACCCGGACCCGGCCTGGTCCACCCGCACCCAGAGCATCGAGGTGCTGGGCCGCAAGGCGTCGGGGAACACCTTCGGCACGGTGAAGGCGCGCGCGGACTACACGTTCGACCCCGGCGCCAACCAGAACACGGTGACGATCCCGGTCTCCGGGAGCTACGCCGACGTCCAGTTGAAGTTCTCCGCCAACAGCTCCGGATACGGGGGCCAGATCGCCGAGCTCCAGGTCAACGGCACCGCGGCGCCGGCCCCCGACCTGACGGTGTCCGCGCTGAGCTGGGAGCCCGCACAGCCCAGCGAGAGCGACGCCGTGAAGGTGAAGGCCACGGTGCGCAACAACGGGACCGCGCCGTCCGCCGCGACGACGCTCGACGTCAGTTTGGGCGGCACCGTCGCGGGCTCCGCAGCGGTGGGTGCGCTCGACGCCGGCGCCTCGGCCACGGTCACGGTCGACATCGGCAGGCGGGCGCAGGGCAGCTACACCCTCTCGGCCCTGGTGGACCCGGCCGACACGATCAGGGAACTCGCCGAGGACAACAACAGCAAGGCCGCCGACACGAAGTTGACGGTCAGTCAGAGTCCGGGCCCCGACCTGGAGGTCACGGGCATCACCTCCAATCCGGCCAGTCCCGCCGTCGGCGCGAATGTCACGTTCGCGGTGAAGGTCCACAACCGCGGCACCAGCACGGCCGCCGCGGGCACCGTGACCCGGCTGACGGTCGGCGCCACGACCCTGAACGGCACGGCGCCCGCCGTCGCCGCGGGCGAGACCGCCACCGTCGACCTCTCCGGTGGCTGGACCGCGACCAGCGGCGGCGCCACCCTCACCGCGACCGCCGACGCCACGAACGTGGTGAGCGAGACGAACGAGAACAACAACGTCTTCGCACGCTCGATCGTGGTCGGCCGCGGCGCGGCGGTGCCGTACACGGAGTACGAGGCGGAGGACGGCCGCTACGACGGCACCCTCCTCAAGAGCGACGCCGCGCGCACGTTCGGGCACACGAACTTCGCCACCGAGTCCTCCGGCCGGCAGGCCGTTCGCCTCAACTCCACCGGCCAGTACGTGGAGTTCACCTCGAAGAACGCGAGCAACTCGATCGTCGTGCGCAACTCCCTCCCGGACGCGCCGGGCGGCGGCGGTCAGGAGAAGACCCTCAGCCTGTACGCCGACGGCACCTTCGTGCAGAAGCTGACGCTGTCCTCCAAGCACAGCTGGCTGTACGGGACCACGGACCAGCCCGAGGGCCTGACCAACACCCCGGGCGGCGACGCCCGCCGCCTCTTCGACGAGACGCACGCGCTGCTCACGCGGACCTACCCGCAGGGCACGACGTTCCGGTTGCAGCGCGACGCCGGTGACGACGCCGCGTACTACGTCGTCGACCTGATCGACCTGGAGCAGGTGGCGCCCGCGGCGAGCAAGCCGGCCGAGTGCACGTCGATCACGGCGTACGGCGCCGTCCCCAACGACGGGATCGACGACGCGGCCGCGATCCAGAAGGCCGTCACCGCCGACCAGAAGGGCGAGATCGCCTGCGTGTGGATCCCGGCCGGGCAGTGGCGCCAGGAGAAGAAGATCCTCACCGACGACCCGCTCGACCGCGGCCAGTACAACCAGGTCGGCATCCGCGACGTGACGATCCGCGGCGCCGGCATGTGGCACTCCCAGCTGTACTCGCTGATCGCGCCGCAGAACGCGGGCGGCATCAACCATCCGCACGAGGGCAACTTCGGCTTCGACATCGACGACAACACCAAGATCTCCGACATCGCGATCTTCGGCTCGGGCACCATCCGCGGCGGCGACGGCAACGCGGAGGGCGGGGTCGGGCTCAACGGCCGCTTCGGCAAGAACACCAAGATCAGCAACGTGTGGATCGAGCACGCCAACGTCGGCACCTGGGTCGGCCGCGACTACAGCAACATCCCCGAGCTCTGGGGCCCCGGCGACGGCCTGGAGTTCACCGGCATGCGCATCCGCAACACCTACGCGGACGGCATCAACTTCACCAACGGCACCCGCAACTCGACCGTCTTCAACTCCTCGTTCCGCAACACCGGTGACGACGCGCTCGCCGTCTGGGCCAACAAGTACGTCAAGGACACCTCGGTCGACGTCGGCCACGACAACGCCTTCCGCAACAACACCGTGCAGCTGCCGTGGCGCGCCAACGGCATCGCGGTGTACGGCGGCTACGGCAACAAGATCGAGAACAATCTGGTCTACGACACCATGAACTACCCGGGCATCATGCTGGCCACCGACCACGACCCGATCCCGTTCTCCGGGCAGACCCTGATCGCGAACAACGGTCTGTACCGCACCGGCGGCGCGTTCTGGAACGAGGACCAGGAGTTCGGCGCGATCACGCTGTTCGCGCAGGGCCCGGACATCCCCGGGGTCACCATCCGTGACACCGACATCCACGACTCGACGTACGACGGCATCCAGTTCAAGACGGGCGGCGGAGCGATCCCGGACGCGAAGATCACCAACGTGACGATCTCCCGGTCCGTCAACGGCTCCGGCATCCTCGCCATGGGCGGGGCGCGCGGCAGCGCGACGCTCTCGAACGTCACGATCAGTGACTCGCGGGACGGAGACGTCCTGGTCGAACCCGGGTCGCAGTTCGTGATCAACGGCGCCGCCAACCGATAGGAGACGCGCTCACGAGGCCGCCCGGACCCCCGGTGGGGGTCCGGGCGGCAGGCCTGAGCGGCCGCTCGGTGTTAATCTCAGTACTTTGCGTTCCTGCCGGGCCTTCCTCGGTACGTCTCCTACGCGGAAGGCTCCTCATGGACTCCTCGAACCCGGCGGTGCCGACCGTCACCACCTTCGCCGAACTCGATCTGCCGGCCGCTCTTCTGCACACCCTGGACGAGCAGGACGTACGGGAGCCCTTCCCGATCCAGGCGGCCACGGTCCCCAGCGCCCTCGCGGGGCGCGACGTCCTGGGGCGCGGGCGCACCGGCTCGGGCAAGACCCTCGCGTTCGGCCTGCCGCTGCTCGCCCGCACGGCCGGCCGCCGCGCGGAGGCGAAGCAGCCCCTCGCGCTGGTCCTGGTGCCGACGCGCGAGCTGGCCCAGCAGGTCACCGAGGCGCTCACCCCGTACGCCCATGCGCTGGGCCTGCGGACGGCCACGGTCGTCGGCGGGATCTCGATCGCCCGCCAGATCGCGGCGCTGCGGGAGGGCGCCGAGGTCGTCGTGGCCACACCGGGACGGCTGCACGACCTGATCGAGCGCAAGGCCTGCCGCCTGGACCGGGTGCGGATCACCGTGCTCGACGAGGCCGACCAGATGTGCGACATGGGGTTCCTGCCGCAGGTCACCGAGGCGCTCGACCAGGTGCGCGCCGGCGGCCAGCGGATGCTGTTCTCGGCGACCCTCGACCGTGACGTCGACGAGCTCGTGCAGCGC includes:
- a CDS encoding carbohydrate ABC transporter permease, translated to MPHTKRRGAWADGHARTIVSPLELKSRWGRKIYWTLLATVLIGFTLIFVFPLYWMVTGAMKTGEEIAQMPPTLFPESPDFSVFTDAWELFDIGTLLKNTLFYAVGAWLFALAVDVSAAYALSKLRPMFGNVILAGMLATLMIPPIVVMIPAYITVTDVPIFGWHLLNSPWAIWFPVAANGFNIFLLKRFFDSIPNEILEAAEIDGVPPWRVLVSIILPISRPILGVVSIFTVVLVFKDFVWPLLVLPDSDKMTLSVGLSQTAGAVTQNQIMAGLVIASVPMIIVFLFFQRSIMAGLTAGSLKG
- a CDS encoding glycoside hydrolase family 13 protein translates to MAALPSHRTDDWWRDAVIYQVYPRSFADGDGDGTGDLAGVRAHLSYLRELGVDAVWFTPWYVSPLVDGGYDVADYRTIDPAFGTLEEAEKLISEAAEFGIRVVVDIVPNHVSDQHAWFRAALAAGPGSPERELFHFRPGRGEHGELPPNNWPSQFAGATWTRVPDGEWYLHLFTPEQPDLNWAHPAVRKEHEDVLRFWFERGVAGVRIDSAALLAKHPGLPDFEEGVDPHPYIDQDEIHDIYRSWRAIADEYGGVFVGEVWLPDAERFARYLRPDELHTAFNFNFLACPWDAGRLRRTIDDTLAEHAPVQAPATWVLCNHDVTRTVTRYGRADTGFDFAAKAFGTPTDLDLGTRRARAAALLTLALPGSVYLYQGEELGLPEADIPRDRIEDPMHFRSGGTDPGRDGCRVPLPWTADAPHFGFGSRGEPWLPQPDDWGRYAVDEQLATPDSMLALYRTALLLRRSVAGFGDGPMTWLPSDDAVLAFARPHGLVCVVNLAAEPAALPPYERLILSSGPLDGQGRLPSDTAVWLQT
- a CDS encoding sugar ABC transporter permease gives rise to the protein METLTKEPTRQAAPPRGPRPPTKRRRGARRNLIAYGFLCAALFCFAMFAWWPIIREVVLSFQQTNLVDDPEWVGLDNFRTVVDDPAFGQAWRNTLVFTLLALLCGYVVPFAVAIVLNELRHARAYLRFVVYLPVMLPPIVSVLLFRWFYDPGPGLFNQALDLVGLPTLSWLDSTSTALISLVIVSTWMNLGSGVLIYLAALQNIPGDLYEAAELDGAGILKRIWHVTIPQTRLILLLMLMLQIVATMQVFIEPFMLTGGGPENATVTVVYLMYQYAFVYGGNYGAGSALGLMLMVVLLAVAAVQLRLTREEN
- a CDS encoding DUF4190 domain-containing protein; the encoded protein is MSHSTSPAASSRSGSNGLAIAGLACGIIGLLFLPIVLGPLAVIFGAVGMRQSGAKGGGGMAKAGVILGVIDIIIFIVLIAVAASSGGFSWYVGG
- a CDS encoding ABC transporter substrate-binding protein, with amino-acid sequence MKPRNLAILLATGLAFTATACGGDSSGDAGGDVTITVACQPAKTAPKTRKAWDDDVATFEKAHPGVRVKSTDQQPCFDPKTFAAKLAGGQMETVFVVPVTNYADVIAKRQAKDITGQTKLVKNYGDIKQDVRDMVTKDGKVYGIPNVSYSVGLVYNRKLFKQAGLDPDTPPATWDEVRAAAKKVAGLGDGYVGYGEYGGGNVGGWHFAQSLFSRGGEMVTDHKAAFNSPEGKAVLQTLHDMRWKDDSTGSKVLIGWESLMQQMAAGKTGMMLGAPDVVTDVVQKFQGKAEDYGITAIPDGKASLTGGEAYMINPKANAAQTKAALQWIDFEFNTPGKGRLDFARGKANGEAVGVPNNDYMGDSATGKAIIEGRKANAALPVENYEPYVAATGITPKLEPEKAQELYAVLDVAMSAVLTRENADIDKLLSDAESKANSILAKS
- a CDS encoding LacI family DNA-binding transcriptional regulator, coding for MSARQKLAHVAKKAGVSEATVSRVLNERPGVSEATRQSVLTALDVLGYERPTQLRGERSRLVGLVLPELQNPIFPAFAEVIGGALAQQGLTPLLCTQTKGGVSEADYMDLLLQQQVSGVVFAGGLFAEADAPHEHYRRLAERKIPAVFVNASLAGLDFPCVACDDAVAVEQAWRHLASLGHERIGLLLGPGDHVPSRRKLAAARIVARTMGTEVDDALVERSIFSLEGGQASATRLLERGVTGIVCASDPLALGAIRAARRRGLSVPEDLSVVGFDDSAFMTCTDPPLSTVRQPIEAMGRAAVELLSAQIQGTPTHRGELLFEPELVVRGSTGVCPRPGPGEGSERGRQNGGRPGGIPLPVRLEKFD